In the Malassezia vespertilionis chromosome 3, complete sequence genome, one interval contains:
- a CDS encoding uncharacterized protein (COG:S; EggNog:ENOG503NWF9), translated as MPEDDLRGEQRCEAVASPDKATLEAGTSAGGAIPLSVLVCSVCDVPVCAIPRAPSLKQSAQDDEKGQVSASPAEAFSSALRANNSIVWCASTVVRGATVAQRMASSTYSSVLGLMAHDNGLPSAGDTPHSTAKRVLQLHSYKLDPIPSSLLGDPSAEAALLDGIAVRRLNEERAVLDREIAQIVKQKQAYLDTMVHTTKTQLASLRDALHAKQKSHTTPMHTHVSAPTHNEAAPLHSALSATFVRYGSHCPPAEVSPQRQVEAPQSKRAETQPSPEANFHVQESDESDTEAQSTEDTMFEIDEELKLDASHPHTPMEQQIVEKALCTPLHRNGEAARQLNMGIATSFSGVHDAAANPLLRKALGAEHDTLFDAVKQGPYDLQHPNEFVGSLHASSRSAIRHDSHSTAERKPAPYSIQGDDEHLVRALAANIPSHRHRTFEAGGLKPPGQSMGKWSQWQHRVRDQETGTAVSAMHAFAASVPAHTFTPMRRPAQETRDTAEFDCEPKTSLPDKEKMLVPSLRRAIRTAKMETQTSSPRGPVAKNDANDTELPPLPFVPSADVRLSPNARNAPRAIEPVLGWEAAAPSNAVHLLHYMHYLQNLKVSKRTGWYHHNVPSPESIADHMYRMAMLAMLLGETNIDTHKCVMMALVHDLAEAQVGDLTPLCNIPKVQKQAREHDAIIHLTEDLLHNTPAAQHILALWTEYEERKTPEAQLVKDLDCFELCLQAFEYEKIHGIRDLQPFWLGGATKIHNPHVRGWLTALLQKRRALWERRGEPYDAGAAPL; from the exons ATGCCAGAGGACGACTTGCGTGGCGAACAGCGCTGCGAGGCAGTGGCGT CTCCCGACAAGGCGACGCTTGAAGCTGGCACTAGTGCTGGCGGGGCCATTCCATTATCCGTACTTGTTTGCAGCGTATGCGACGTGCCAGTGTGCGCGATTCCCCGCGCACCATCCCTGAAGCAGAGCGCCCAGGACGATGAGAAAGGGCAAGTGTCGGCATCGCCTGCCGAGGCATTCtccagcgctttgcgcgcaaataACAGCATTGTTTGGTGCGCTAGCACAGTcgtccgcggcgcgacagTTGCCCAACGGATGGCGTCGAGTACGTACTCGTCCGTGCTTGGCCTTATGGCGCACGACAATGGGCTTCCAAGCGCCGGAGACACACCGCACAGCACAGCAAAGCGCGTTTTACAGCTCCATTCATACAAACTCGATCCGATTCCGTCGAGCTTGCTTGGCGATCCTAGCgcggaagcggcgctgctggatgggattgccgtgcgccgttTGAACGAAGAacgcgctgtgcttgaCCGCGAGATTGCCCAGATTGTCAAGCAAAAGCAGGCATATTTGGACACGATGGTGCACACCACAAAAACGCAGCTCGCCTCtttgcgcgatgcactgcacgcaaAACAGAAGAGCCACACGACGCCcatgcacacgcacgtTTCTGCTCCCACGCACAACGAGGCCGCTCCTTTGCACAGTGCGCTTTCTGCCACATTTGTACGCTACGGCAGCCACTGCCCACCAGCGGAAGTTTCGCCGCAGCGTCAGGTCGAGGCGCCCCAAAGTAAACGTGCCGAGACGCAGCCGTCCCCGGAGGCCAATTTCCACGTGCAAGAGTCCGACGAGAGCGATACAGAGGCGCAGTCCACCGAAGACACCATGTTTGAAATTGACGAGGAGCTGAAGCTGGATGCGTCGCATCCGCACACGCCCATGGAGCAACAGATCGTTGAGAAAGCGTTGTGTACACCACTTCACCGCAATGgcgaagcagcgcgccagcTTAACATGGGCATTGCGACCTCGTTTTCTGGCgtgcacgacgctgcggcgaaTCCTTTGTTGCGCAAGGCACTCGGTGCCGAGCATGACACGCTTTTTGATGCCGTGAAGCAAGGCCCGTACGATTTGCAGCACCCAAACGAGTTTGTCGGCTCGCTGCAcgcttcctcgcgcagtgccATACGGCACGATTCACACAGCACCGCAGAGAGAAAGCCCGCGCCGTACTCAATCCaaggcgacgacgagcacCTGGTCCGCGCACTAGCTGCCAACATCCCGTCGCACCGCCACCGCACTTTTGAGGCCGGCGGGCTCAAGCCGCCGGGACAGTCCATGGGGAAATGGTCCCAGTGGCAACACAGAGTGCGTGATCAGGAGACGGGTACCGCCGTGAGTGCAATGCATGCGTTTGCAGCGTCTGTGCCTGCGCACACATTCACTcccatgcgccgccctGCACAAGAAACACGCGACACCGCGGAGTTCGACTGCGAGCCCAAGACGAGCCTCCCCGACAAGGAAAAAATGCTCGTCCCTTCGCTCCGCCGTGCAATCCGCACCGCCAAAATGGAGACGCAGACAtcatcgccgcgcggacCCGTGGCAAAAAATGACGCAAACGACACGGAGCTACCGCCGCTGCCCTTTGTCCCGAGCGCCGATGTGCGCCTGAGCCCAAACGCACGgaacgcgccgcgcgctaTCGAGCCGGTGCTTGGGTGGGAGGCAGCAGCGCCCAGCAATGCAGTGCATCTGCTTCACTACATGCACTACCTGCAAAACCTTAAAGTGAGCAAACGGACTGGCTGGTACCACCACAATGTACCGAGCCCCGAGTCCATTGCCGACCACATGTACAGAATGGCAATGCTTGCCATGTTGCTTGGCGAGACCAACATTGATACCCATAAGTGTGTCATGATGGCACTTGTACATGACCTcgccgaagcgcaagtCGGAGACTTGACGCCGCTGTGCAACATCCCCAAAGTGCAGAAACAGGCAcgcgagcacgacgcaATCATCCATCTCACTGAGGATTTGCTGCACAATACTCCAGCCGCGCAGCATATCCTTGCATTGTGGACAGAGtacgaggagcgcaagacACCCGAGGCTCAGCTAGTCAAGGACCTCGACTGCTTTGAACTGTGCCTGCAAGCGTTCGAGTATGAAAAAA TCCATGGAATCCGCGATCTGCAGCCCTTCTGGCTTGGGGGCGCAACCAAAATACATAACCCTCATGTGCGTGGCTGGCTCACGGCGCTCTtgcagaagcgccgcgcgctctgggagcgccgcggcgagccgtacgatgcaggcgcagcgccccTCTAG
- the PRP24 gene encoding Splicing factor (EggNog:ENOG503NVZD; COG:A), which yields MADDAQTLDPWRFQDWVRSVQRKMLAAADEESVSLRASLLEAYTQMHATMALRPHAWHLLLSVELANALDTHTRFEDVLAMHEQATRDALDISLYVRYASFLIASFAATSRVAVPVDVRNARLSNEHGQPTNLDGVLRAWTGLEEPVPIAQNGTYLDAARLASLHIDDTSALDEDSVRSALRALYGRCAWHVNESSAVWDMYLVFEKAFLDADPRDEARVEMVRQVFLARLQVPHRSLTHTFEQFSTFVSMYLPAEAYEETMASANKLYVAALHVWEERSKYEDRIAKADATWEDWDVYLSWEMHKVKSMRVAKDKALLATEEELAATLYRRALHQFGFFPQSKDASMDAAYVCQPPTFAFEKAWKAKKGRKSHKMQEREAQEARVEARTRMFAAESLWLAYVGLLNTPKAEASGVLDACHAAVRSVPPSGKLWAFYMRAQVRFLKPKDYVLELYQRVVQSGTVAQVGGGAALVALLQAHVDCVRTYAALEAALAQHIPPEDVVLALDLDQFMALYEILLEALGQVGALPEAERDASLTLERYTVDWVERALRAIAQQGGADAAASLYPLAENVVENTLVQHSLNPDAYLFAAQFFARHDNEKRARQTFKGGAAKHGMVNKLPLLQAWVEFEHHRGLLQDIDFAEARTKVEQDRVWRSYYKQMQQYQVVQPETTPSQPAPKRKADAASQEAPPKKGRIEDAETPSRDREFSSILVAGLSTHTTDADLAAFFRESGVICDMVGPRPVEAYTSDGAPTSAALVEFTDRAMVQAAKTRDLKRLHDFEVHIALSYECTLYVTNFGPDTDDALLRERFAKYGAIFDVRWPSRKFAQSRRFCYVQYTTPAAALAALAEHGQYWQPEHPLQVFLSNPAHKKERSDADANERELYMTGLPRSATADDVRAFFAVHAPVQDVRVPLLPNGKSRGIAFINFASALDARRAMQATNSTKLKGSLVAVMLADAGRKRTQRASQRDDDTRARTVRICGLPGDAQEALIQQAMEKALGPGTVRRIFWTPSRHALDATDADALVEFADVETAGKAALGAGITYADTHPLTLEPHAATLLPTVKGPSAFVPRAPSAARGRGRGRALGFAHVHTASNDAKPKGQDAFREMLYKN from the coding sequence ATGGCCGACGacgcgcaaacgctcgaCCCATGGCGATTCCAGGATTGGGTGCGGTCTGTACAGCGAAAAATGCTAGCGGCCGCGGACGAGGAGAGCGTGtcgctgcgtgcgtcgcTACTGGAGGCGTACACTCAAATGCACGCAACCATGGCACTCCGTCCGCACGCTTGGCATCTGCTGCTCAGTGTTGAGCTTGCCAACGCGCTCGACACACACACGCGTTTTGAGGACGTGCTTGCGATGCACGAGCAGgcgacgcgcgatgcgcttgacATAAGCTTGTACGTGCGGTACGCGAGCTTCCTCATTGCCTCGTTCGCGGCTacgtcgcgcgtcgcggtgcctgtcgacgtgcgcaatgcacgcttGTCCAACGAACACGGTCAGCCTACTAATCTGGACGGCGTACTACGCGCCTGGACAGGCCTGGAAGAGCCGGTGCCGATTGCGCAGAACGGTACCTATttggacgctgcgcgtcttgcgtcgctgcacATTGACGACACCAGTGCGCTGGACGAAGACAGTGTGCggtcggcgctgcgtgcgctgtaTGGGAGGTGTGCATGGCACGTCAATGAGAGCAGTGCTGTGTGGGACATGTACCTTGTCTTTGAGAAGGCATTCTTGGATGCGGATCCACGCGACGAGGCCCGTGTGGAAATGGTGCGCCAAGTATTTCTCGCACGGCTCCAAGTGCCGCACCGCTCGTTGACGCACACGTTTGAGCAATTCAGCACGTTTGTATCGATGTATCTACCAGCGGAAGCGTACGAGGAGACCATGGCGTCTGCGAACAAGCTGTACGTCGCTGCATTGCACGTGTGGGAAGAGCGTAGCAAGTACGAGGACCGCATCGCAAAAGCAGACGCTACTTGGGAAGACTGGGATGTGTACTTATCGTGGGAGATGCACAAGGTCAAGTCGATGCGTGTCGCAAAAGacaaggcgctgctcgctacggaagaggagctggccgcgacgctgtaccgccgcgcgcttcacCAGTTCGGTTTCTTTCCACAGTCGAAGGATGCGTCGATGGATGCAGCGTATGTGTGCCAGCCGCCGACGTTCGCGTTTGAGAAAGCTTGGAAGGCCAAAAAAGGGCGCAAGAGCCATAAAATGCAAGAGCGTGAAgcgcaagaggcgcgcgtTGAAGCGCGCACACGCATGTTTGCCGCCGAGTCGCTATGGCTCGCGTATGTCGGGCTTCTAAATACGCCCAAAGCAGAGGCCTCGGGCGTGCTGGACGCATGCCAcgccgctgtgcgcagcgtaccGCCATCTGGAAAGCTGTGGGCCTTTtacatgcgcgcgcaagtgcgcttCCTCAAACCCAAGGACTACGTCTTGGAGCTATACCAACGCGTCGTGCAGTCTGGCACCGTTGCGCAagtcggcggcggcgctgcgcttgtggCGCTGCTCCAAGCGCACGTCGACTGCGTGCGTACGTATGCGGCGCTtgaagcggcgcttgcgcagcacatccCGCCGGAAGAtgttgtgcttgcgctcgacctCGATCAGTTCATGGCGCTGTACGAAATTCTTCTTGAGGCACTAGGGCAGGTGGGCGCATTGCCagaggccgagcgcgatgcatcgcTTACCTTGGAGCGGTACACGGTCGACTGGGTcgagcgcgcattgcgtgcGATTGCGCAGCAGGGCGGTGCTGATGCTGCGGCGAGTCTTTATCCCCTTGCCGAAAACGTCGTGGAGAACACCCTTGTGCAGCATTCGCTCAACCCCGACGCGTACCtctttgcagcgcagttttttgcgcgccacgATAACGAGAAacgtgcgcggcaaacgttcaagggcggcgcggccaagcacggcatgGTGAACAAGCTGCCGCTCTTGCAAGCATGGGTCGAGTTTGAGCACCACCGCGGCCTGCTGCAGGACATTGACTTTGCCGAAGCACGCACGAAAGTCGAGCAGGATCGCGTATGGCGCTCCTATTACAAGCAGATGCAGCAGTACCAGGTAGTGCAGCCCGAAACAACTCCGTCACAGCCTGCACCGAAACGCAAGGCAGACGCAGCGAGCCAGGAGGCACCACCCAAAAAAGGGCGCATCGAGGACGCCGAGACGCCTTCACGCGATCGTGAGTTTTCGTCAATCCTCGTTGCGGGCCTGTCCACGCATACCACCGACGCGGACCTGGCCGCCTTTTTCCGCGAATCCGGTGTAATTTGCGACATGGTCGGACCGCGACCTGTCGAAGCATATACTTCTGACGGAGCGCCGACGTCTGCTGCACTTGTCGAGTTTACCGATCGCGCCATGGTCCAAGCCGCAAAGACGCGCGACCTAAAACGCCTGCATGACTTCGAGGTGCACATTGCGTTGAGCTACGAATGTACGCTGTACGTGACCAACTTTGGGCCGGATAcggacgatgcgcttctCCGCGAACGCTTTGCCAAATACGGCGCGATTTTCGACGTGCGCTGGCCGAGCCGCAAATTCGCGCaatcgcgccgcttttgctACGTGCAGTACACGACGCCCGCTGCAGCACTCGCCGCactcgccgagcacggccAGTACTGGCAGCCCGAACACCCACTCCAAGTATTTTTATCGAATCCTGCGCACAAGAAAGAGCGCTCCGACGCGGACGCCAatgagcgcgagctgtacaTGACCGGACTACCGCGCTCCGCAACCGCTGATGATGTCCGTGCTTTCTTTGCAGTTCACGCGCCTGTGCAAGACGTGCGTGTGCCGTTGCTGCCCAATGGCAAGAGTCGCGGAATTGCCTTTATCAATTTTGCCtccgcgctcgatgcgcggcgcgctaTGCAAGCGACCAACAGCACGAAGCTCAAGGGGAGCCTTGTCGCTGTGATGCTTGCCGATGCAGGTCGAAAAAGGACACAGCGTGCGTCACAGCGCGATGATGATACTCGCGCACGAACTGTGCGCATTTGCGGCCTTCCAGGCGATGCACAAGAGGCTCTCATTCAGCAGGCGATGGAGAAAGCGCTGGGGCCTGgcacggtgcgccgcatatTCTGGACGCCGTCgcggcatgcgctcgacgcgaccgatgccgacgcgctcgtcgagtTTGCCGACGTCGAGACGGCTGGCAAAGCTGCGCTCGGAGCTGGTATCACCTATGCAGACACCCATCCGCTCACGCTTGAACCACATGCAGCCACACTGCTGCCCACTGTCAAAGGCCCTAGTGCCTTTgtaccgcgcgcgccctctgccgcgcgcggcagagGGCGCGGTAGGGCGCTGGGATTTGCACATGTGCATACGGCAAGCAACGACGCAAAGCCAAAAGGACAGGATGCATTTCGCGAGATGCTGTATAAGAACTAG
- a CDS encoding uncharacterized protein (COG:S; EggNog:ENOG503P84B), whose protein sequence is MGKRPRKHSTRAIGPDPGHVQGLLEHHEEHAVWDEESTPQRVDSMGNAHVALGTDSSVVAAPAAVQETRSTKDAAQNSTGANKTHLAARTAAAPAVARPLEAPEEDDSDEEDNTTRKRRKRTRKRKKGAYTNAEPGPDPSSDAHLNDSAQKSIAYAQCYLTDKSKWKFSKPRQNWLLRHMLWSDEIRAAASTLAAVEESERNAALSEDALSMLAPAFQIPEESAVVPDIYVPVVAVYLQSIMGLSKQRVIDALTVAAAASLPPPPPDASAESTEAQELPKAYTCAAAWCTLRAARAHEILQWIQARETAP, encoded by the coding sequence ATGGGGAAGCGGCCACGGAAGCATAGTACGAGAGCGATTGGCCCTGATCCCGGGCATGTGCAAGGCCTGCTGGAGCATCACGAAGAGCATGCTGTGTGGGATGAAGAGTcgacgccgcagcgcgtggATAGCATGGGCAATGCACACGTCGCTCTGGGGACCGATAGTAGCGTCGTTGCCGCTCCCGCTGCCGTACAAGAAACTCGCAGCACAAAggacgcagcgcagaaCTCCACCGGCGCCAACAAAACGCatctcgctgcgcgcaccgctgccgCGCCCGCCGTTGCACGCCCTCTTGAAGCACCGGAGGAAGACGACTCCGACGAAGAGGACAATACGACACGCAAGCGACGTAAACGCACACGAAAGCGCAAGAAAGGTGCATACACAAATGCCGAGCCGGGCCCCGATCCGAGCAGTGACGCACATCTCAACGACAGCGCCCAGAAATCCATTGCGTACGCACAGTGCTACCTCACCGACAAGTCCAAGTGGAAATTTTCCAAGCCGCGGCAGAACTGGCTGCTCCGCCACATGCTGTGGTCCGACGAGAtccgcgctgcagcaagtaCACTTGCCGCAGTCGAAGAAAgcgagcgcaacgccgcgctctcCGAAGATGCCCTCTCTATGCTTGCTCCTGCCTTTCAGATTCCCGAAGAGAGTGCGGTTGTGCCGGACATCTACGTGCCTGTCGTAGCCGTCTACCTACAGAGTATCATGGGTCTTtccaagcagcgcgtgATCGATGCACTCACAGTAGCAGCCGCAGCatcgctgccgccgccgccacccgacgcaagcgcagaaAGCACCGAGGCGCAAGAGCTTCCTAAAGCTTacacatgcgccgctgcttggtGCACGCTccgagccgcgcgtgcacacgAGATTTTGCAGTGGATCCAGGCTCGCGAAACAGCGCCATAA
- the CDC53 gene encoding ubiquitin ligase (cullin) of SCF (COG:D; EggNog:ENOG503NVFD) produces the protein MANSISGVALPPSNDIVATWAFLEQGIDVMMARLTQGMSYERYMQLYTVAYNYCISSGMGGASGIAAGAHLIGGELYTRVAHYFQQHLQTTLRDVEQLNGEALLRCYSAEWERYTNGTNFVHRLLVYLNRHWVKHEREEGRTDVHTIYTLALNQWKRFVFLPIEKDGRLTDALLHQIQLQRDGEVVQSTLLKSVLDSFVSLGIDDTDATRVNLDVYRTYFQQAFLDATEAHYKAESDAFLAQNSVTDYMRKADVRLKEEADRIEMYLHPTTQRQLMEVCRHQLLTKHSQLLWDQFGALLENEMTVDLSRMYTLLFQIPGGLDPLREQFELYARNVGLESVARVVEESPTVDPAKYIASLLSVYEQCMQTIETSFQLEAGFIAALDKACRVFMNENQATGTSASKSPELLAKYIDGLLKKSNRNTEDMVFVDAFDRAMIVFKYIEDRDFFQKFYAKFLARRLVTFASASMDAEESMISKLKGICGFEYTSKMQRMFTEVGLSKELNERFREAEAAKQNSALHAIDFYALVLANGIWPLQAPSSDFSVPPELQPAHEAFKDFYATEHSRRVLTWLWHLSSNDLHTTYLPRKHIFQASTYQCAILLLFNTDTVLTREEIATATRLENSVLRSAMLPLVKSKVLHELDDSFSLNMDFKSKKVRVNLQTPVRAEQKAESTEVAKTVEEDRKVLLQATIVRIMKARKTLKHNLLLPEVIGQVQSRFHPKVSDIKKAIDTLIEKEFLQRAEGEKDLYSYVA, from the exons ATGGCGAACAGTATCTCGGGGGTCGCCTTGCCCCCATCGAACGA CATTGTGGCGACATGGGCATTTCTTGAGCAGGGTATCGATGTGATG ATGGCACGTTTGACGCAAGGCATGTCCTATGAACGCTACATGCAGTTGTACACAGTTGCATACAACTATTGTATTAGTAGCGGCATGGGTGGCGCAAGCGGGATTGCCGCCGGTGCGCACCTCATTGGTGGGGAGCTCTATACTCGTGTCGCACACTACTTTCAGCAGCATTTGCAAACGACTCTGCGCGATGTTGAGCAGCTGAATGGCGAAGCACTGCTTCGCTGCTACTCCGCAGAGTGGGAGCGGTATACGAACGGCACCAACTTTGTGCACCGCTTGCTTGTATACCTAAACCGACACTGGGTCAagcacgagcgcgaagaaggcCGCACGGATGTGCATACAATTTACACACTCGCGCTGAACCAGTGGAAACGATTTGTCTTTTTACCAATTGAGAAAGATGGCAGACTTACtgatgcactgctgcaccagatccagctgcagcgcgacggcgaagTGGTCCAGTCGACACTTCTTAAATCTGTGCTAGACAGTTTTGTGTCGCTTGGCATAGACGATACCGATGCAACGCGCGTCAACTTAGACGTGTACCGCACTTATTTTCAGCAGGCATTCCTTGATGCGACCGAAGCGCACTACAAAGCCGAAAGCGATGCTTTTCTCGCGCAAAACTCAGTGACGGACTAcatgcgcaaggccgaTGTGCGTTTAAAGGAGGAGGCAGATCGGATTGAGATGTACCTGCATCCCACCACGCAACGCCAGCTCATGGAAGTGTGCAGGCACCAGCTTCTTACCAAGCACAGCCAGCTTCTTTGGGATCAGTTTGGCGCACTGCTCGAAAACGAAATGACGGTCGATTTGAGCCGTATGTACACGCTTCTTTTCCAGATTCCCGGTGGCTTAGATCCGCTGCGGGAGCAATTTGAGTTGTACGCACGGAATGTCGGCCTCGAGTCTGTTGCGCGCGTGGTAGAAGAGTCACCCACGGTGGATCCGGCCAAGTACATTGCGTCTTTGCTGTCTGTGTACGAGCAGTGTATGCAAACGATTGAAACTTCGTTCCAGCTCGAGGCTGGCTTTATTGCTGCACTTGACAAGGCATGCCGCGTATTTATGAACGAGAATCAAGCGACCGGCACATCGGCAAGCAAGAGTCCAGAGCTGCTTGCCAAGTATATTGACGGGCTACTGAAGAAAAGCAACAGGAACACGGAGGACATGGTATTTGTCGACGCATTTGACCGCGCCATGATTGTCTTCAAGTATATCGAGGACAGAGACTTTTTTCAAAAGTTTTACGCCAAGTTTTTGGCGCGACGCCTCGTTACCTTTGCGTCTGCGTCCATGGATGCGGAGGAAAGCATGATTTCAAAGTTGAAGGGCATTTGTGGGTTTGAGTATACAAGcaagatgcagcgcatgttTACCGAGGTGGGGCTCAGCAAAGAGCTCAACGAGCGCTTTCGCGAAGCTGAGGCCGCGAAGCAAAACTCCGCGTTGCACGCCATCGATTTTTACGCGCTGGTACTCGCCAACGGTATCTGGCCTTTGCAAGCGCCATCCTCAGACTTTAGTGTCCCTCCAGAATTACAGCCTGCCCACGAGGCATTCAAAGATTTTTACGCGACGGAGCACTCGCGCCGAGTGCTCACATGGCTCTGGCACCTTTCTTCAAATGATTTGCACACCACATACCTGCCCCGGAAACACATTTTCCAGGCGTCTACATACCAATGTGCTATTCTCTTGCTATTCAACACTGACACCGTTCTCACGCGGGAGGAAATAGCGACCGCCACGCGCCTGGAGAACTCGGTATTGCGCTCTGCGATGCTTCCGTTGGTGAAGAGCAAGGTTTTGCACGAGCTCGACGATTCCTTTTCTCTGAACATGGATTTTAAGTCGAAAAAGGTGCGCGTCAATCTCCAGAcgcctgtgcgcgccgagcaaaaGGCAGAGTCGACTGAGGTGGCAAAGACGGTCGAAGAGGACCGTAAGGTGCTGCTTCAAGCGACGATTGTGCGCATCATGAAGGCGCGTAAAACGCTCAAACACAACCTTTTGCTGCCCGAGGTGATCGGGCAAGTCCAGTCTCGATTCCATCCGAAGGTATCGGATATTAAGAAG GCTATTGATACACTCATTGAGAAAGAGTTTTTACAGCGGGCAGAGGGTGAAAAAGACCTGTACTCGTATGTGGCATAA
- a CDS encoding uncharacterized protein (EggNog:ENOG503NY6I; COG:S), translated as MFGATVDPSVVPDWMSSPQSASASAETDFGLDRMLDLVFIIDATGSMGSYINSATRNIETICDNIVHSELLSRTGALRVGLISYRDHPPQDHVYIVRNFGFTDSVLDMKENLNSLFAAGGGDGPEAATAALKAVTVLDWRPQAAKMAVLVTDAPPHGIGEYGDGFPNGSPDGEDPIVLARAMSAKGITLFVVACEPALSGYQHAVDFYHGLVNITGGILVPLTTASLLSHVVIAAAGEVMDLDRLHREVGDAVLERLCSLSITKGEEADTQATDPSAKIVDQIAHELHEKLLLRNESTKQLIVESIYRESEESTHNIAMWTRALDVSTARPHIRKVVGSRLSQKFIDARRTAQHSTSPPRPESTAGPMMRHIITDFSSFQAEPGVRIQDTGAGRADYATFRSGAADMDDDDDAFMADTCAETSALDNEIHVHGENGQRLSYRHDAISLSQARRLAWQSVSRAA; from the exons ATGTTTGGCGCTACTGTAGATCCGTCCGTTGTGCCCGACTGGATGTCGTCGCCGCAATCTGCGTCGGCATCGGCAGAAACTGATTTTGGCCTAGACCGCATGCTAGATTTGGTATTCATCATTGACGCCACCGGTTCGATGGGCTCCTATATTAACTCGGCGACGCGAAATATTGAAACAATCTGTGACAACATTGTACACTCTGAGCTGCTTTCTAGGAcaggcgcgctgcgcgtcggGCTAATTTCCTACCGCGATCATCCGCCGCAGGACCATGTGTATATTGTGCGAAACTTCGGCTTTACCGACAGCGTGCTTGACATGAAAGAGAATCTGAATTCACTGTTTGCTGCGGGTGGTGGCGATGGTCCGGAAGCGGCAACGGCAGCGCTTAAAGCTGTAACGGTTCTCGATTGGCGCCCACAAGCGGCGAAAATGGCAGTCCTTGTCACtgatgcaccgccgcacGGCATTGGAGAGTATGGCGATGGATTTCCTAATGGATCGCCGGACGGCGAAGATCCCATTGtgttggcgcgcgccatgtcgGCAAAAGGAATTACGCTTTTTGTCGTCGCATGCGAGCCTGCCTTAAGTGGCTACCAACACGCGGTGGACTTTTATCATGGACTTGTAAATATCACGGGTGGTATACTTGTTCCTCTCACCACTGCCTCTCTTTTGAGCCATGTCGTGATTGCCGCAGCGGGCGAGGTGATGGATCTGGAccgcctgcaccgcgaaGTTGGCGACGCTGTCCTTGAACGACTGTGCAGTTTATCGATTACAAAGGGCGAAGAGGCCGATACCCAAGCAACGGATCCGTCAGCAAAAATAGTGGACCAAATTGCACACGAGTTGCACGAAAAGCTGCTGCTTCGCAACGAGAGCACAAAGCAGCTGATTGTGGAAAGTATTTACCGGGAGAGCGAAG AATCCACGCATAATATCGCCATGTGGACTCGCGCACTGGACGTTTCTACTGCGCGCCCACACATCCGCAAGGTGGTCGGATCGCGCTTGAGTCAAAAATTCATcgacgcacggcgcacggcgcagcacagcacCTCTCCTCCTCGCCCAGAATCCACTGCGGGTCCCATGATGCGCCATATTATCACCGACTTTAGTTCTTTCCAGGCGGAGCCTGGCGTGCGCATTCAGGATACAGGTGCCGGGCGCGCCGATTATGCGACGttccgcagcggcgccgccgacatggacgacgacgacgacgcgtTTATGGCCGACACGTGTGCGGAGACCAGTGCACTCGATAACGAGATTCATGTGCACGGCGAAAACGGCCAGCGTTTGTCCTACAGACACGACGCCATCTCCCTTTCTCAGGCACGCCGTCTCGCTTGGCAGAGcgtttcgcgcgccgcgtaa